The Burkholderia mayonis DNA window CGCGCGTGCCGTTCGACGCGAGCGGCCTCGATGGCCGCCGCGAAGGCGCCGACACGCTGTGGCCGCTCGACGTGAACGGCGCGACGCGCTGGATCTCGGTCGTGTCGATGGGCAATCCGCACGCGGTGCAGATCGTCGACGACGCCGAGGCGTTCCCGGTGCTCGTCGACGGGCCCGCGATCGAGCGCCATCCGCGCTTTGCCCAGCGTGTAAACGCGGGCTTCATGCAAATCCTGTCGCGCCACGAAGTAAAGCTGCGCGTCTACGAGCGCGGCGCGGGCGAGACGCTCGCGTGCGGCACGGGCGCGTGCGCGGCGGTCGCGGCGGGCATCCGTCGCGGGCAACTCGATTCGCCCGTCACGGTCCATACGCATGGCGGCACGCTGACGATCTCGTGGGACGGCGCGCGCGACGAAAGCGCGCCACTGCTGATGGCCGGCCCGGCGACGACCGTCTTCGAAGGCGTGATCGACCTGTCCGTCCGGCCTTTTGTTGTCTGACCTTTCATTTGCTGAAGCTGAACGAAGCGCCATGAACGATCGCGAAGTCGCCGACTACCTGCTCGCCAACCCCGAATTCTTCGCCACGCACGCGGAGCTGCTCGCGACGATCAAGCTCGCGAACCCGCACGGCAAGGCCGCGGTGTCACTGCAGGAGCGGCAAATGGAGATGCTGCGAGACAAGAACAAGCATCTCGAACGCCGGCTCGCCGAGCTGTTGCGCTACGGCCACGAGAACGACGGACTCGCCGCGAAGTTCAACCGCTGGACCGCGCGCGTGATCGCCGAACGCGATCCGTACGCGCTGCCGCGCTCGATCGCGGGCGGCCTCGCCGACGTGTTCGACGTGCCGCAGACGGCGCTCAGGCTCTGGGATGTCGCCGACACCTACGCGCAGGCCGATTTCGCGCGCAACGTCGGCGAGGAAGTGCGCCTCTTCACGAGTAGTCTTGCGACCCCTTATTGCGGAGCGAATACCGGCTTCGAAGCCGCGCAGTGGCTCGCGCCCGCCGCAGCCGCGCCGGCCGTCGACGGCGGCGAAGCGCCTGCCGCGAGCGGCGCCGCCGAGTCGGTCGCGCTGATCGCGCTGCGCGCGCCCGCGGCGGGTGACGGCGCGAGCGCGTTCGGCCTGCTCGTGCTGGGCTCGCCGGACCCGCGGCGCTTCCACGACGGGATGGGCACCGATTTCCTCACGCAGATCGGCACGCTCGCGAGCGCGGCGCTCACGCGCCTGCTGCCTCACTGACGGCCGCGCAGAGCGCCCCGGCACCCGCCCGCCACCCGACATGACCGCCGCCCCGATCGCCGACTACCTGTCGAACCTGCGGCACGTCAGGAAGCTGTCGGACCACACGCTGCGCGCGTACGCGCATGAACTCGACGAGCTGAAGAAACTCGCGAACGGCCGGCCGCTCGAAAGCCTGACGGCCGTCGACGTGCGCGGCGCGGTCGCGCGCGCGCATGCGGGCGGCCTGTCGGCGCGCTCGATCTCGCACCGGCTGTCCGCATGGCGCGCGTTCTACCGCTGGTTCGCGCAGCACGTCGAGATGAACGCGAACCCGGTGGCCACGATCCGCGCGCCGAAGCGCGCGAAGCTGCTGCCGAAGGCATTGTCCGTCGACGATGCGGCCGCGCTGATGGACGCGCCGATGTCCGGCACCGCCGAGGGCGTGCGCGACCACGCGATCCTCGAGCTGTTCTATTCGTCCGGGTTACGGCTCGCCGAGCTGATCGGCCTCGACGTCGCGTACGTGAGAAACGGCGAGCATCGCTCCGAAGGCTGGCTCGACCTCGCCGAAGCGGAAGTCACGGTGCGCGGCAAGGGCGACAAGGAGCGCAAGGTGCCCGTCGGCCGCAAGGCGATCGACGCGCTCAACGCATGGCTCGCGGTGCGCGGCGAGTTCGTGAGGCACGATCCGCATCCGCTCTTCCTGTCGGTGCGCGGCAACCGGATGTCGCCCGGCGTCGTGCGCGAGCGCGTGAAGCGCGCGGCGCGCGCGGCGGGCATCCCGGCGAACGTCCATCCGCACGTGCTGCGCCACTCGTTCGCGACACACGTGCTGCAGTCGAGCGGCGACCTGCGCGCGGTGCAGGAGTTGCTCGGCCACGCGAGCATCTCGGCGACGCAGGTCTATACGTCGCTCGACTTCCAGCATCTCGCAAAGATTTACGACAGCGCGCATCCACGCGCGAAGAAGCGCGACTGACGCGCGTCGCCCACGCTCACCGAATCGCCTTCCGCCGCGTCCGACGCGGCTTTTTCGATCCCGACATGCATACCGTTACGCTCAAGCCGTCCAAAGACAAATCCCTGCTGCGCCGCCATCCGTGGGTCTACGCGAACGCGATCGACCGCGTCGACGGCAAGCCCGCGCCCGGCGCGACCGTCATCGTGCGCGCGCACGACGGGCGTTTCCTCGCGCGCGCGGCGTACAGCCCGCATTCGCAGATCCGGCTGCGCGTGTGGAGCTTCGACGAGGCCGAGCCGATCGACCACGCGTTCTTCAAGCGGCGCGTGCAGCGCGCGATCGCGCATCGCAACGCGATGATCTCGGGGACGGGCGCGGTGCGGCTCGTCTTCGGCGAGGCGGACGGCCTGCCGGGGCTCATCGTCGATTACTACATGGCGGCGCAAGTCCTCTCGGGAGGCACCGCAGCGCACGCTGTCAAAGAAGGTGCGGCGGCGCAAACCACATCGAACGACGGCACCGCCGGCGCGGGCCGCGCGCAGCTCGTCTGCCAGTTCATGGCGGCGGGCGTCGAGCAGTGGAAGGACGCGATCGTCGCGGCGCTCGTCGCCGCGACCGGCTGCCCGAACGTCTACGAGCGCTCGGACGTGTCGATCCGCGAGAAAGAAGGCCTCGAACAGACGACGGGCGTGCTCGCCGGCGATGCGCCGCCCGACACGCTGATCACGAACGAGAACGACGTGCTGTATCACGTCGACGTCCGCAACGGCCACAAGACGGGCTTCTACGTCGACCAGCGCGACAACCGCGCGCTCGTCGCGCAGTACGCGCGCGATCGCGACGTGCTGAACTGCTTCTGCTACACGGGCGGCTTCTCGCTCGCGGCGCTGAAAGGCGGCGCGAAGCGGGTCGTGTCGATCGATTCGTCGGGCGACGCGCTCGCGCTCGCGCGGCAGAACGTCGCGACGAATGGCTTCGACGCGGCGCGCGCCGAGTGGCTCGACGCGGATGCGTTCAAGACGCTGCGCCGTCTCGTCGAAGACGGCGAGCGCTTC harbors:
- a CDS encoding DUF484 family protein — encoded protein: MNDREVADYLLANPEFFATHAELLATIKLANPHGKAAVSLQERQMEMLRDKNKHLERRLAELLRYGHENDGLAAKFNRWTARVIAERDPYALPRSIAGGLADVFDVPQTALRLWDVADTYAQADFARNVGEEVRLFTSSLATPYCGANTGFEAAQWLAPAAAAPAVDGGEAPAASGAAESVALIALRAPAAGDGASAFGLLVLGSPDPRRFHDGMGTDFLTQIGTLASAALTRLLPH
- the dapF gene encoding diaminopimelate epimerase yields the protein MKLSFTKMHGAGNDFVVLDGYTRALPTLTDAQVRALADRHFGIGADQLLLVEKPTVEGADFKYRIFNCDGGEVEHCGNGARCFVKFVRDNGLTDKASVRVEVKHGVITLTMQDNGEVVVDMGAPVFEPARVPFDASGLDGRREGADTLWPLDVNGATRWISVVSMGNPHAVQIVDDAEAFPVLVDGPAIERHPRFAQRVNAGFMQILSRHEVKLRVYERGAGETLACGTGACAAVAAGIRRGQLDSPVTVHTHGGTLTISWDGARDESAPLLMAGPATTVFEGVIDLSVRPFVV
- the xerC gene encoding tyrosine recombinase XerC; this encodes MTAAPIADYLSNLRHVRKLSDHTLRAYAHELDELKKLANGRPLESLTAVDVRGAVARAHAGGLSARSISHRLSAWRAFYRWFAQHVEMNANPVATIRAPKRAKLLPKALSVDDAAALMDAPMSGTAEGVRDHAILELFYSSGLRLAELIGLDVAYVRNGEHRSEGWLDLAEAEVTVRGKGDKERKVPVGRKAIDALNAWLAVRGEFVRHDPHPLFLSVRGNRMSPGVVRERVKRAARAAGIPANVHPHVLRHSFATHVLQSSGDLRAVQELLGHASISATQVYTSLDFQHLAKIYDSAHPRAKKRD
- a CDS encoding class I SAM-dependent rRNA methyltransferase; protein product: MHTVTLKPSKDKSLLRRHPWVYANAIDRVDGKPAPGATVIVRAHDGRFLARAAYSPHSQIRLRVWSFDEAEPIDHAFFKRRVQRAIAHRNAMISGTGAVRLVFGEADGLPGLIVDYYMAAQVLSGGTAAHAVKEGAAAQTTSNDGTAGAGRAQLVCQFMAAGVEQWKDAIVAALVAATGCPNVYERSDVSIREKEGLEQTTGVLAGDAPPDTLITNENDVLYHVDVRNGHKTGFYVDQRDNRALVAQYARDRDVLNCFCYTGGFSLAALKGGAKRVVSIDSSGDALALARQNVATNGFDAARAEWLDADAFKTLRRLVEDGERFNLIVLDPPKFAPTRDSVDRAARAYKDINLSGFKLLRPGGLLFTYSCSGAIDMDLFQKIVAGAAADAKVDARILKRLGAGVDHPLLTAFPEGEYLKGLLLQIA